The following proteins are co-located in the Triticum aestivum cultivar Chinese Spring chromosome 1A, IWGSC CS RefSeq v2.1, whole genome shotgun sequence genome:
- the LOC123056935 gene encoding uncharacterized protein: MIPVLELLSCPILWCPTLVLVIHFLSEHMSFGMDLGSKPSSVCFQWSRCGCRRYSYASQWTPTSWSDSREAKSWLVRTNTNSTPAIWDVSPLSKSSWLILICTILFRLVYRLVTKENGLRSRVESLKPDVPMMTYTTLEKQNQHIMCLQD, encoded by the exons ATGATTCCTGTTCTGGAACTACTTTCATGTCCAATACTTTGGTGTCCGACCTTG GTATTGGTTATCCATTTCCTTTCTGAACACATGAGCTTTGGTATGGATCTTGGGAGCAAGCCATCCTCAGTTTGCTTCCAGTGGAGTAG GTGCGGGTGCCGTCGATACTCCTATGCTTCCCAATGGACTCCGACGTCCTGGTCTGATAGCAGAGAAGCCAAATCATGGCTAGTTCGTACCAACACCAATAGTACTCCGGCAATCTGGGATGTAAGCCCCTTGTCCAAATCATCATGGTTAATCTTAATTTGCACGATCCTCTTCAGATTAGTATACAG ATTAGTTACTAAAGAAAATGGTTTGAGGTCAAGAGTTGAAAGCCTGAAGCCAGATGTTCCTATGATGACCTACACAACTCTTGAGAAACAAAATCAACACATTATGTGCCTGCAAGATTGA